The following coding sequences lie in one Candidatus Cloacimonadota bacterium genomic window:
- a CDS encoding type II toxin-antitoxin system PemK/MazF family toxin, whose amino-acid sequence MVVKQYDVFLVCLDPTVGHEIKKSRPCIVLSPDEMNKYISTVIIAPMTTKSRSYPTRIHITFQKKKGWIVLDQIRTIDKQRLIKRLGEITPKTIIKLKSVIKEMLVD is encoded by the coding sequence ATGGTAGTCAAACAATATGATGTTTTTCTCGTTTGCCTGGATCCTACAGTTGGTCATGAAATAAAAAAATCGCGTCCCTGCATCGTTCTCTCACCCGATGAAATGAACAAATACATCTCTACCGTTATTATTGCACCAATGACAACCAAATCCCGTTCTTATCCAACTCGTATACATATTACTTTTCAGAAAAAGAAAGGATGGATTGTATTGGACCAAATTAGAACCATTGATAAACAGAGATTGATTAAAAGGCTTGGGGAAATAACTCCAAAAACTATTATTAAATTAAAATCAGTTATTAAAGAGATGTTAGTTGATTAA
- a CDS encoding AbrB/MazE/SpoVT family DNA-binding domain-containing protein: MKTTIIPIGNSKGIRIPKAIIEQCHIEKDVDLEIKDGKIIIMSIKYKPREDWEKAFKMMHDSSNDKLIIEDNIDLEIGEWEW; the protein is encoded by the coding sequence ATGAAAACTACAATTATACCAATAGGTAATTCAAAAGGGATTAGAATCCCAAAGGCAATTATAGAACAATGCCACATTGAAAAGGATGTTGATTTAGAGATTAAAGATGGGAAAATCATTATTATGTCTATCAAGTATAAACCAAGGGAGGATTGGGAAAAGGCCTTCAAAATGATGCACGACAGTTCTAACGATAAGTTAATAATAGAAGATAATATTGATTTAGAGATTGGAGAATGGGAATGGTAG
- a CDS encoding ferrous iron transporter B, translated as MRKILLMGNPNVGKSVIFSRLTGVHVIASNYPGTTVEFTKGYMRIEEKKFEVIDVPGTYTLEPTSRAEEVAVKMLNDALKENDDNNTIVINIVDATNLERNLSLTLHLIKKRIPLVICLNFWDETKHTGVHIDKEKLEQILEVPVVPTCGITGEGIKELVSRLNEAKLSQFKYKDEERWTKIGKIVDEVQKLTHRHHTILERIGDASIHPLTGIPFAIIVLFLAFKIVRFIGESLIGYIFEPLFENLWAPLMMKLSALLGSSGFIHDVLIGKLIEGGIDFVESMGLLTTGLFVPIAMVLPYIVAFYLILSFLEDSGYLPRLGVLLDNFMHKLGIHGLAIIPMLLGIGCNVPGALATRVLETKRERFIAATLMAIAIPCMAQIAMVFGLVGKYGAHGLALVFGTLFIVWIVLGLLLNLLLKGESPEIFVEIPPYRFPYFPALLKKLWMRVLWFIKGAVPFVLLGVLIVNILYALHIIEFIGKLAAPVVTGILGLPKEAIGALVVGFLRKDVAVGMLVPLGLTMHQMVIASVVLTMYFPCVATFAILVKELGIKDMIKSALIMIVATLIVGGILNLIL; from the coding sequence ATGAGAAAGATACTTTTAATGGGTAATCCAAATGTTGGGAAAAGCGTGATTTTCTCTCGTCTTACAGGCGTTCATGTAATTGCTTCCAACTATCCAGGAACTACGGTTGAATTTACAAAAGGATATATGCGGATTGAAGAAAAGAAATTTGAAGTTATTGATGTGCCTGGCACCTATACCCTTGAACCAACTTCAAGGGCAGAAGAAGTCGCGGTTAAGATGCTTAATGATGCTCTCAAAGAAAATGATGACAACAATACAATTGTAATAAATATTGTGGACGCTACTAATCTTGAAAGAAACCTAAGTCTTACTCTTCATCTCATCAAAAAAAGGATACCTCTTGTCATCTGCCTGAATTTCTGGGATGAAACAAAACATACAGGGGTTCATATTGACAAGGAGAAATTAGAACAAATTTTAGAGGTACCTGTTGTTCCAACTTGCGGAATAACTGGTGAAGGCATTAAAGAGCTTGTCTCACGATTAAACGAGGCAAAACTCAGTCAATTTAAGTATAAGGACGAAGAAAGATGGACTAAAATTGGTAAAATTGTAGATGAAGTCCAAAAATTAACACATCGTCATCACACAATTTTAGAACGAATTGGAGATGCTTCAATACATCCATTGACAGGGATTCCTTTTGCCATTATCGTTCTGTTTCTTGCCTTTAAGATTGTAAGATTTATTGGGGAATCACTAATTGGGTACATCTTTGAACCCTTATTTGAAAATTTATGGGCACCTTTAATGATGAAATTGTCAGCATTATTAGGCTCTTCTGGATTTATTCACGATGTCTTAATTGGTAAACTAATTGAGGGTGGAATAGATTTCGTGGAATCAATGGGGCTTTTAACAACTGGTCTATTTGTCCCCATTGCAATGGTTTTGCCATATATTGTTGCTTTTTATCTTATCTTGAGTTTTCTGGAAGATTCTGGTTATCTTCCTCGCCTTGGAGTTCTACTTGATAATTTTATGCATAAGCTCGGTATTCATGGTTTAGCAATAATACCAATGCTGCTCGGAATAGGTTGTAATGTTCCTGGTGCATTAGCTACTCGAGTGTTAGAGACAAAGAGAGAGCGTTTTATTGCTGCAACACTTATGGCAATAGCAATTCCCTGTATGGCACAAATTGCAATGGTATTTGGGCTTGTGGGCAAATATGGTGCACATGGCTTGGCACTCGTTTTTGGAACGCTCTTTATTGTATGGATTGTTCTTGGTCTTTTACTTAATTTGCTTTTGAAAGGAGAGAGTCCAGAAATATTTGTGGAGATACCGCCATATCGGTTTCCATATTTTCCTGCACTTCTAAAAAAGCTCTGGATGAGAGTCCTGTGGTTTATAAAAGGTGCTGTTCCTTTTGTGCTCCTGGGAGTTTTGATTGTAAACATTCTTTATGCTCTTCATATAATTGAGTTCATTGGCAAACTTGCTGCACCAGTTGTAACAGGCATTCTTGGTCTGCCCAAAGAAGCAATTGGTGCATTAGTAGTTGGTTTCCTAAGAAAAGATGTGGCAGTTGGAATGCTTGTTCCATTAGGATTAACGATGCATCAAATGGTAATTGCATCTGTGGTTCTGACAATGTATTTTCCTTGCGTTGCGACTTTTGCGATTTTAGTCAAAGAGCTTGGCATTAAGGATATGATAAAATCAGCACTGATTATGATTGTCGCTACTTTGATAGTTGGTGGAATATTAAATCTTATTTTGTAA
- a CDS encoding FeoA family protein yields MEDINLTQMKSGELGTVVAINGGFGFSRRVEALGIRVGVNIKKISSQFMRGPVTVQVGNTQVALGFGMARKIIVEKD; encoded by the coding sequence ATGGAAGATATCAACTTAACGCAGATGAAATCAGGTGAACTGGGAACTGTGGTAGCAATTAATGGTGGATTTGGTTTCAGTAGAAGGGTGGAAGCACTTGGTATTCGAGTAGGAGTAAATATCAAGAAAATTTCCTCACAATTTATGCGAGGTCCAGTAACTGTTCAAGTTGGAAATACTCAAGTTGCTTTAGGCTTTGGTATGGCACGAAAAATTATAGTTGAAAAGGATTAG
- a CDS encoding transcriptional repressor, with amino-acid sequence MKNEVREFQKFIQKQNLLWSTEREIITEQVFDNHFHFTADDLFIQLNEKGKSVSRATVYRTLELLEESGMVSKIQMQNGKHLYEHIFGHQHHDHLICQKCGKMIEFHSEGIEELQRKVSLENNFKMTGHCLKIYGICSDCQNKEQTQKQPVQTRKSKGG; translated from the coding sequence ATGAAAAATGAAGTAAGAGAGTTTCAAAAATTTATTCAAAAACAAAACCTCTTATGGTCAACAGAGAGAGAGATTATAACTGAGCAGGTTTTTGATAATCATTTTCATTTCACAGCGGATGATCTGTTTATCCAACTTAACGAGAAAGGCAAAAGTGTTTCGCGTGCGACAGTATATCGGACTTTGGAACTTTTAGAAGAAAGTGGTATGGTGAGCAAAATTCAAATGCAAAATGGAAAGCATCTTTACGAGCATATTTTTGGTCATCAGCATCATGACCACCTTATTTGTCAGAAATGTGGAAAGATGATTGAATTTCACTCAGAGGGTATAGAGGAGTTGCAGAGAAAAGTCTCTTTAGAGAATAATTTTAAGATGACTGGCCATTGCCTGAAGATTTATGGCATTTGTTCTGATTGTCAGAATAAAGAACAGACCCAGAAGCAGCCTGTACAGACAAGAAAATCAAAAGGAGGGTGA
- a CDS encoding DUF6588 family protein, producing MKKFLLVFLIVLIFVASNLFADDLEETLQELSEDAAKSYVNPVVSAFGSNLNGGWYHKAPKSKIFGIDIEIGVVFMGTLFDADNKTFSTEGSFRFNRNQAEELTVDLPSAIQDSVINAIITQDFDVGIYGPTIVGDKKDSVKIEFYSEDVTYNSPSGDTATVNVPGKVIPLPVKGLLGEVPALPLFAPQLSVGTVFGTQAVLRYVPAIEIENLGEFNYFGFGIQHNPKVWLPISIPVDISASFFTQSMEIGDVASANATAFGLNVSKTFGVKMLNLTPYGGYMYENSSMEFNYDYAIDTPAGPSTQEISFKLDGENESRITVGLSLRLGVLNLNVDYNMAKYNSVTAGVGFGLTF from the coding sequence ATGAAAAAATTCTTATTAGTTTTCTTAATTGTTTTAATCTTTGTGGCATCAAACTTATTTGCTGACGACCTTGAAGAGACATTACAAGAACTTTCGGAAGATGCTGCAAAAAGTTATGTGAATCCGGTTGTTTCTGCTTTTGGTTCAAATTTGAATGGCGGATGGTACCACAAAGCCCCTAAATCAAAAATATTTGGAATAGATATTGAAATTGGAGTTGTTTTTATGGGAACATTATTTGATGCCGATAATAAAACCTTTTCTACAGAAGGGAGTTTTAGATTCAATAGGAATCAAGCAGAAGAATTAACAGTGGATTTACCTTCAGCTATTCAAGATTCAGTTATTAACGCGATTATTACACAGGATTTTGATGTGGGAATTTATGGACCCACTATTGTTGGTGATAAAAAAGATAGTGTAAAAATAGAATTCTACAGCGAAGATGTTACTTATAATTCTCCATCTGGTGACACTGCTACCGTAAATGTGCCCGGGAAAGTTATTCCTCTTCCAGTGAAAGGATTATTAGGTGAAGTACCTGCACTACCACTCTTTGCCCCACAATTGAGTGTTGGGACAGTATTTGGAACTCAGGCGGTTTTAAGGTATGTACCAGCAATTGAAATTGAAAATTTAGGCGAATTTAATTATTTTGGTTTTGGAATTCAGCACAATCCAAAAGTATGGCTTCCGATTTCAATTCCTGTAGATATCTCTGCATCGTTTTTTACTCAATCAATGGAAATAGGAGATGTTGCTTCTGCAAATGCTACCGCATTCGGTTTGAATGTTAGTAAAACATTTGGAGTTAAAATGCTAAATCTTACTCCTTATGGTGGATATATGTATGAGAATTCTTCAATGGAATTTAATTATGATTATGCTATTGATACACCAGCCGGACCCAGCACGCAAGAAATTAGCTTCAAATTAGATGGAGAGAATGAGTCACGCATAACGGTTGGCTTGAGTCTTAGATTAGGTGTGTTGAATTTAAATGTAGATTACAATATGGCAAAGTATAATTCAGTAACAGCTGGAGTTGGATTCGGTTTAACATTCTAA
- the tyrS gene encoding tyrosine--tRNA ligase, giving the protein MNLEKVLAVIKNEVEEIIPEHELIKKLRKSEKTGKPLRIKYGIDPTGYDVHIGHMVPIRKMRDFQDFGHIGVIVIGDFTAQIGDPTGLDETRKHLSANEVKRNAEKYMGQLYKILDPEKTEVRWQSEWFTKMSLEDVINMMSKFTLAQFMAHETFRKRYEEGLPLSLHELLYPLLQAYDSIAINADIELGATEQKFNILAGRELQRMMGMESQIAILSPILFGTDGKEKMSKSLNNYIAIFDSPEDKYGKVMSIPDSVIMNYFKLATDISSEEVERVDKILEEGKENPKKIKMRLAREIVALYDGKEAEQKAEAHFQKVFAEKEMPNEMPLYTINKDEIWIVDLLRDSGSCASGSEARRMIQQGAVSVNGKIIDNIELNIKIEDSMVIKVGKRKFCKIIKITKKVDK; this is encoded by the coding sequence TTGAATTTAGAAAAAGTTTTAGCAGTGATAAAAAACGAGGTTGAAGAAATTATTCCTGAGCATGAACTTATCAAAAAACTTAGAAAATCTGAAAAAACAGGAAAACCTCTTCGTATAAAATATGGCATTGACCCGACTGGCTATGATGTGCATATTGGTCATATGGTTCCAATCCGTAAGATGCGCGATTTTCAAGATTTTGGACATATTGGCGTGATTGTTATAGGGGATTTTACCGCTCAAATTGGAGACCCAACAGGTTTAGATGAAACGCGAAAACATCTCTCTGCAAATGAAGTGAAACGAAATGCAGAAAAATATATGGGTCAGCTGTATAAGATATTAGACCCGGAGAAAACTGAAGTTAGATGGCAATCTGAATGGTTTACGAAAATGAGTTTAGAGGATGTAATAAATATGATGTCAAAATTTACACTGGCACAATTTATGGCTCACGAAACTTTTCGTAAACGATACGAAGAAGGGTTGCCATTATCTTTGCATGAGCTTCTATATCCACTTTTACAAGCGTATGATTCTATTGCAATAAATGCTGATATTGAACTTGGTGCAACAGAACAAAAATTCAATATATTAGCTGGAAGGGAACTACAAAGAATGATGGGAATGGAATCACAGATTGCAATATTATCACCAATATTATTCGGAACTGACGGCAAGGAAAAGATGAGTAAGAGCCTGAATAATTACATCGCTATTTTTGACTCGCCAGAAGATAAATATGGCAAAGTGATGTCCATACCTGATTCTGTTATTATGAACTATTTTAAACTTGCTACCGATATAAGTTCTGAAGAAGTAGAAAGAGTAGACAAAATTTTGGAAGAAGGAAAGGAGAATCCCAAAAAAATAAAAATGCGACTGGCAAGAGAGATTGTAGCATTATACGATGGAAAGGAAGCAGAGCAAAAAGCAGAAGCACATTTCCAGAAGGTCTTTGCTGAAAAAGAAATGCCGAATGAGATGCCTTTATATACAATAAATAAAGATGAAATATGGATTGTTGATTTATTAAGAGATTCTGGATCATGTGCGTCCGGTAGTGAGGCTCGAAGAATGATACAACAAGGAGCAGTTTCTGTAAATGGAAAGATAATTGATAATATTGAACTTAATATAAAAATTGAGGATAGTATGGTAATAAAAGTTGGTAAAAGAAAATTCTGTAAGATAATAAAAATAACTAAAAAAGTTGACAAATAA
- the pyrE gene encoding orotate phosphoribosyltransferase — MTKKEVEKILFDCGAFLKGHFLLSSGRHSEYYIEKIKIIHEPDKVQKVCSELADKFKNFNFDVVISPAMGGIVLGYEVAKILSKKFIFTQRENNKMTIRNGFELHPDEKVLIIEDVMTTGRSVFEVIDCIKKIGAQIMGIGLIVDRSWGKVDFGFPTKSLLTLNIKTYLPEECPLCKKNIPITKPGSRKMYNAYRR, encoded by the coding sequence ATGACAAAAAAAGAGGTAGAGAAAATTTTGTTTGATTGTGGTGCATTTCTAAAAGGACATTTTCTGCTCTCTTCTGGACGACATAGTGAATATTATATTGAAAAAATCAAGATAATACATGAACCTGATAAGGTCCAAAAGGTTTGCTCTGAATTGGCAGACAAATTCAAAAACTTCAACTTTGATGTTGTGATTAGTCCGGCAATGGGAGGCATTGTTCTTGGTTATGAGGTTGCGAAAATATTGTCCAAAAAATTCATCTTTACACAAAGAGAGAATAATAAAATGACAATCAGAAATGGATTTGAACTTCATCCAGATGAAAAAGTTCTTATTATTGAAGATGTTATGACCACTGGAAGAAGTGTATTTGAAGTCATAGATTGTATAAAAAAAATAGGTGCACAAATTATGGGCATTGGCTTAATTGTGGATAGAAGTTGGGGCAAAGTAGACTTTGGCTTTCCTACAAAATCTCTGTTAACACTCAACATCAAGACGTATCTGCCTGAAGAGTGCCCTCTTTGCAAAAAAAATATACCGATAACTAAACCCGGATCAAGGAAAATGTATAACGCAT